tccagatttgaaagggtggtttctcaagataaaagtctgctctatcgcgtggtatagttcgattttccgctggacccttatttttcgagataaattgaaaaagatCCTCagcaattggtgcaaaagtggtgtctctccgtctttaatcattgtttaaacatgtttgaacaatcataatgtattaatattggatatcactgtattcgggaaagtttacagaatcttttgctgcaaagaacaattcaatatcttttataataacatcacaatatttgtttaaagttgaaaaatatgtttttctttcaaagccatgttcctcaaaaactgtgcgtgtaggagaaaaattaaggacagattcggaatcagcgcaaaaaactctataagaaggacccaacagtaattagggaacataaaaaGAGCTGAAAGACAGTGTATTCAGCCTCTACACTTGTAGGTCGAACAATTAGTATGAATGCAACATCGAAATAGTTCATCTTGCGCAATTTTCGCTACACGCACGGTCCCGGAAAATTTGTGGGATTTCGCACCCCGTGTTTAAGAAACGTGGGCCCAAAAAATGACGCGGGATTGCAAGCCCTAATAGTCGGAATAATAATGACAGTATGTTAACCTGTAGCTCACGGGCACGATCGGCGAGAAGTAGCTTCTTCAAATGCTCGAACCTGCCAGCCTGAGGCACTTGAGAAGCACTGCCCATTGTGCGGAAATTAGTGGGTCGGCTCATCCACGGCTTCACCTCTCCGTAATACGGTTGATATTTGCCGTGCGACCTCTGGAGATGTCGCATTCCGTTTCTCAATCTGGTTTCGCCCGGTACTTTGTGCACCACTTTCCCATAAATCGGAGTGCTACCTCCTGCGCGGTTCCGCGCACCAACTGCCAACAAGTAATTCTTCCAATTCGCCCACGTTTTTCTCTCATCTCACGTCGAGCGAGTATAACGATGGCCCAACGTTGGCTatcactacactgcggatctttatgcaaaataagaatgttctgcattgaagcaggaataaaataaaaattgatttcattccttaactttgtttgttacattaaaagcaacattataaCATTCTTTGAATTTGTCtaatcttttactattttataatgatacttttccaatttttcttatcctataaccgagttcggactaatacgaacattttaaaaaaagaattagacaaatcggtccagccgttctcaagtgatgcgcttaccaacgaacagcatttgatttttatttatatagatagatagattaCCCAAACAATTtcttcagaaatgcataaagatacgcagtttaGCCATGGCTGTTAGCCCAACTGCACAATAGGGCGACATTTCGAACCGTTTGCCAACCAATACCGCGACGTAGGCCCAACGAAACACCAcgataaatgctactagggcttGGAAGAAAATCGCAGATGTACCTTGTTTCGGTATTCGATAGAGACCGCGAACCACCTGTACGTTCTCTCGTCTCCACTCGGGTCGGGCGTAGCTTTGCCCACGGACAAGacacgtaatttgcattattcggcggcGTAATTTGttcataaatcaccggacactcATTCAAATTTCGATGCAGACGATGATGTTTCGTTACTAAAGCACctctattatgaaataaaaattttactgtATAAAAAAACTTAAACTGGGAGCTCGTATTCttcaattaccattttgttgaagataagtgAGTGTCCCATGCTACcggataatgcaaattacgccacgtaaacgtaaaaaattAGGACTATCGAGAGCGActgcggtctagattgatctagcgagaaggcgcatcccgcgccCTTGCaaacctggaaacgagtctacccccttaaccaaGACAGCGACGAATGTCTTGGCAAAATATCGATTAGAATTTTCCGATACGGCGCCGTGCcacgcgacgcgccgcgccggtgctcCTTTCGTTTGGATCGTTTCGATCGTTTTGGGCCGAGTCGCGGCGCGGTGTAGCTACCGGCGAGAATCATGTCAACGTATCGCGCATGCTAATCTTTCACCGTACAATTGAAATTTCAGATCCAGTCCGATTCGAAATGATCCCATAAGAAATTGCTAGGCGGAAGAACCGATCTTACCTCGATAGTTGACAGAAGGCTCGGCTCCGTCGGAATAGGACTCCCTCATATTGAAGTTCGCGGCACTACTCTGTCGTTTGGTGTACCTCCACATCGCCCTCAATTCCTCGCACGTCGGCTCGGTCAGGTGCACACACTTCTCGCCGACGTCGCCGGTAATTCCCGACTGTGTCGAGATCGGATCGATGAATCGTATACCGGTCGCCAACGGACTGCTCGAAAACGCTAACACGAAAACGGTCCATACGGCTACGGTGTGCATTTTCTGCTCGACAAAAAGTAACACCGAATTCGTGTGATCAGATATATCGACGGCAGAGTTCACGGTGAATAGGAATAGctagcggagagggagagaaccAAGGGGATGATTCCGATACCGAACGACCTGGAACGTAGCTAGGAACGTACAGCTTGGAACGGCACCTGGAACAACCGAATTTTACGACGAACTCGCTGTTATGCCGATTCTTGTCGAACGACTTCTCAACGACGACGTCGAACCCGATAGAAATTGCGTTTCTTCGACGAAAGTTCCGGCCGTTCGGAAACTGTTCGGTAACCATATGGCGCAGGACGTCGAGAAtagtcgcgccgcgccggtgtacCGTTTCCACGGTACAGTAAGATTTTTGCAATTCGTCGGTTCATTGATTCATTCGATCGGTTCAACGTTTTTTCGAATCTCTTATCGAGAACAGGTGGATTCCCGTCGAATCATACGTCCGCAGTGCCGACGTCGACTCGTAGAGAATCGCAATTTTACATCCTAAGATCAGTTGGCGAATGAATAGCCTCGGGAAACGATAACACGATTTCAAGACTCCGCCGTACCGAGTACAGAGACTAGACGACCGACAGCTGTTCTTCCGTCTTGTTTTCCTCCACCGTAACAGGTTGGAACACCGAG
This genomic stretch from Lasioglossum baleicum chromosome 13, iyLasBale1, whole genome shotgun sequence harbors:
- the LOC143214907 gene encoding uncharacterized protein LOC143214907, with translation MTATLSVARRFPDCVDWQKMHTVAVWTVFVLAFSSSPLATGIRFIDPISTQSGITGDVGEKCVHLTEPTCEELRAMWRYTKRQSSAANFNMRESYSDGAEPSVNYRVGARNRAGGSTPIYGKVVHKVPGETRLRNGMRHLQRSHGKYQPYYGEVKPWMSRPTNFRTMGSASQVPQAGRFEHLKKLLLADRARELQKQHNAEEMAAKTTGYEYTTDDEDQVQLHQHRKQLFNPILQIATKPHDELGLYAYNMPNIGPTWSRSVPQSREYVLR